In one window of Escherichia coli DSM 30083 = JCM 1649 = ATCC 11775 DNA:
- the yhhA gene encoding DUF2756 family protein — protein sequence MKRLLLLTALLPFVGFAQPINTLNNPNQPGYQIPSQQRMQTQMQTQQIQQKGMLNQQLKTQTQLQQQHLENQINNNSQRVLQSQPGERNPARQQMLPNTNGGMLNSNRNPDSSLNQQHMLPERRNGDMLNQPSTPQPDIPLKTIGP from the coding sequence ATGAAACGACTTCTGCTTTTGACGGCACTCCTGCCGTTTGTCGGCTTTGCACAGCCCATTAATACTCTGAACAACCCTAACCAGCCGGGATATCAGATCCCCAGCCAGCAGCGGATGCAAACTCAAATGCAGACGCAGCAAATCCAGCAAAAAGGGATGCTGAACCAGCAACTGAAAACGCAAACGCAGCTGCAACAGCAGCATTTAGAAAACCAGATAAACAATAATTCTCAGCGGGTGTTGCAGTCACAGCCGGGGGAGCGAAATCCCGCCCGGCAGCAAATGCTGCCCAACACCAACGGCGGGATGTTAAACAGCAACCGTAATCCGGATAGTTCGTTGAATCAGCAGCATATGCTGCCGGAGAGGAGAAACGGCGACATGCTGAATCAGCCCAGCACGCCGCAGCCTGACATTCCGTTGAAAACTATTGGGCCGTAA
- the ggt gene encoding gamma-glutamyltransferase, whose product MIKPTFLRRVAIAALLTGSCFSTVAAPPVSYGVEEDVFHPVRAKQGMVASVDATATQVGVDILKEGGNAVDAAVAVGYALAVTHPQAGNLGGGGFMLIRSKNGNTTAIDFREMAPAKATRDMFLDDQGNPDSKKSLTSHLASGTPGTVAGFSLALDKYGTMPLNKVVQPAFKLARDGFIVNDALADDLKTYGSEVLPNHENSKAIFWKEGEPLKKGDKLVQANLAKSLEMIAENGPDEFYKGTIAEQIAQEMQKNGGLISKEDLAAYKAVERTPISGDYRGYQVYSMPPPSSGGIHIVQILNILENFDMQKYGFGSADAMQIMAEAEKYAYADRSEYLGDPDFVKVPWQALTNKAYAKSIADQIDINKAKPSSEIRPGKLAPYESNQTTHYSVVDKDGNAVAVTYTLNTTFGTGIVAGESGILLNNQMDDFSAKPGVPNVYGLVGGDANAVGPNKRPLSSMSPTIVVKDGKTWLVTGSPGGSRIITTVLQMVVNSIDYGMNVAEATNAPRFHHQWLPDELRVEKGFSPDTIKLLEAKGQKVALKEAMGSTQSIMIGPDGELYGASDPRSVDDLTAGY is encoded by the coding sequence ATGATAAAACCGACGTTTTTACGCCGGGTGGCCATTGCTGCTCTGCTCACAGGAAGTTGTTTTAGTACGGTAGCCGCGCCACCTGTTTCTTATGGTGTGGAGGAAGATGTCTTTCATCCGGTACGCGCTAAGCAGGGAATGGTGGCGTCTGTAGATGCTACTGCCACTCAGGTGGGGGTGGATATCCTCAAGGAGGGCGGGAATGCCGTTGATGCCGCCGTGGCGGTGGGCTACGCGCTGGCAGTAACGCATCCGCAGGCAGGGAATCTGGGCGGCGGTGGTTTTATGCTGATCCGCTCGAAAAATGGCAATACCACGGCTATCGATTTCCGCGAAATGGCACCCGCCAAAGCGACCCGCGATATGTTCCTCGATGATCAGGGCAACCCGGACAGCAAAAAATCACTCACTTCGCATCTGGCTTCCGGCACACCCGGTACGGTAGCGGGTTTCTCGTTGGCGCTGGATAAATACGGCACCATGCCGTTGAATAAAGTGGTGCAACCGGCGTTTAAACTGGCACGCGATGGTTTTATCGTTAACGACGCGCTGGCTGACGATCTCAAAACCTACGGCAGTGAAGTGCTGCCGAACCACGAAAACAGCAAAGCTATCTTCTGGAAAGAGGGCGAACCGCTGAAAAAGGGCGACAAGCTGGTGCAGGCGAACCTGGCAAAGAGCCTGGAGATGATTGCCGAAAACGGCCCGGATGAATTCTACAAAGGCACGATAGCGGAACAGATTGCCCAGGAGATGCAGAAAAACGGTGGCTTGATCAGCAAAGAAGATTTAGCGGCATATAAAGCGGTCGAACGCACACCGATAAGCGGCGATTATCGCGGGTATCAGGTTTACTCCATGCCACCGCCATCTTCCGGCGGTATTCATATCGTACAAATCCTCAATATTCTGGAAAACTTCGATATGCAGAAGTACGGCTTTGGCAGTGCCGACGCGATGCAAATCATGGCAGAAGCTGAGAAATACGCCTATGCCGACCGCTCGGAATATCTTGGCGACCCGGATTTTGTCAAAGTACCGTGGCAGGCGCTGACCAATAAAGCCTATGCCAAATCTATTGCCGATCAAATCGATATCAATAAAGCGAAGCCATCCAGCGAAATTCGTCCTGGCAAGCTTGCGCCTTATGAGAGTAATCAAACTACCCATTACTCAGTAGTGGATAAAGACGGTAACGCCGTGGCGGTGACCTATACGCTGAATACCACCTTCGGTACGGGCATTGTCGCGGGCGAGAGCGGTATTCTGCTTAATAACCAAATGGATGATTTCTCCGCCAAACCAGGCGTACCGAACGTTTACGGGCTGGTGGGCGGTGATGCCAACGCCGTCGGGCCGAATAAACGCCCGCTGTCGTCGATGTCACCAACCATTGTGGTCAAGGATGGTAAAACCTGGCTGGTCACCGGAAGCCCAGGCGGTAGCCGGATTATCACCACTGTGCTGCAAATGGTGGTGAATAGCATCGATTATGGAATGAACGTCGCCGAAGCGACCAATGCGCCGCGTTTCCACCATCAGTGGTTGCCGGACGAGCTGCGTGTCGAAAAAGGGTTTAGCCCGGATACGATCAAGCTGCTGGAAGCAAAAGGTCAGAAAGTGGCGCTGAAAGAGGCGATGGGCAGTACACAAAGCATTATGATTGGGCCGGACGGTGAGCTGTACGGTGCATCCGACCCGCGCTCGGTGGATGATTTAACGGCGGGGTATTAA